The nucleotide window ACCCCCCAGTTCGCGCCGATAGGAGAAAAAGAGGTCACCAGGGCCATCGTTGAAGGATTCTCGGATGAATTCAGCGAATACATTACAAGCGACGTCATAATCGTCGGTGCGGGGCCAAGCGGGCTCGTAGCGGCAAAGGACATAGCGAAAAGAAAGTACAAGGTTCTGCTCGTTGAAAGAATGAATTACCTGGGAGGAGGGTTCTGGATCGGCGGATACCTGATGAACAAGGTCACCGTACGCGCCCCGGGGCAAACAGTTCTTGACGAGATTGAAGTGCCGTATGAAGAGGTCACAGAAGGACTTTTCGTCGCCGACGGTCCTTACGCCTGTTCGAAGCTGATAGCGACGGCGTGTGAAGCCGGTGCGAAAGTGAGGAACATGACGCTGTTTGACGATCTGGTTTACAGGGAAAACGGAAGAGTCGCGGGGATAGTGATCAACTGGACACCCATCGCAAACATGCCCAAGGAAATAACTTGCCTTGACCCCGTAGCAATAGAATCAAAACTGGTAATAGATGCCACAGGGCACGACGCCTACTGCGTTTCCAGACTCTCTCAGCAGGGCCTTTACAGAAAGCTTCCGGGTCACGGATCGATGTGGGTCGAGAAATCGGAAGAAGCACTCGTTGAATACACTGGAGAAGTACATCCCGGCCTGCTCGCGTGCGGAATGGCGGTTAACACCACCTTCGGGCTTCCGAGGATGGGGCCCACTTTCGGCGGTATGCTGCTTTCCGGGAAAAAGGTAGCCCAAGTGGCTATAAACATACTTGATGAAATGGATTAGAAACCGGGACGGTTTCCTGTTCATTACAGCGTAGCGGGGCGCAGCTTCTACCGCCTTTTTCCTATTTTCCTTATTTCGCTCTCGCACTCGGTGCATAAAAAGCCCGAGTGCTGTATATCGAGAACTTCTTTCTGCCAGTGGGAGTTAAAAAGTGCGCATCTGCCGTTTTGGCAGAATTCCTTCCCGGAGAAATGGTACAGAAGAGGCTGAAGTATGTAGGGGCCTGTTATCTTAGTTATCCTCTCGTCTTCGTAATCAACGAACTTTCCCCGAAACGCCTCGTCAAGCTCTGAGAGATCCTTTCCCGAGCGGATAAACTCCGCCTTTAGAAAATAATACTCCCTAGGCCTTGCCGGACCGTCCACAAGTCCCGAGGTTGAAATAAAGGACGGAAATCCCGAAATTATAACTCTCGCGTGGTATCTCCGGGATCCGTAGGTACCAAGCAGCCTGCCCGTGATAACCGCGTGAAAACCCGATTTCGCAAGTTCGCCGGGATGCTTCCTAAGAAAAAATCTCGAGAATATTCTCTGAACCCAGAAACCGTCATAAAGCTCCTTTTCAAACGGTTCGGACGGCAGATGAGTTTCGAAGAAGTCAACAGGCGTTTCAATGTCAAAAACCCTAGCTCTTGAGAGAAAGGATTCAAGTTCAGCCACCTCCTCGGCCGCAAGCGAGAGATAGCTCAGGAAGTCCCCGCGAAACTCAACCGAGAGACCCAGATCCGTGAGAAAATCCGTCACGCCCCGCATGACAAGCGATTGCGAGGGACTGTCTGAATAAAGGTATACGTGGAACATCAGGGCAAAACCCCCTGTTTCTCAGAAATCATAGCCGGGTGAGAACTCGGCTATGATTTCAATTTCCACCGGGGAATCCATCGGAAGTGCGGGAACCCCCACCGCAACCCTCGCGTGGCGTCCGTTCTCAGAGAGTATGTCGGAGAAAAACTCTGAGGCGCCGTTAACCACCTTGTGCTGTTCCGTAAACCCGGGGGCGCTTGCCACGTAACCCGTCACTTTCACGACCCTGCTTAGCTGGCGAAGATCTTCCAAGATATGACTGATCACGGAAAGGCCGTTTATCGCCGCGAGCCTGGCCGCTTCGTAGCCATCTTCAACCGTAAGATCGGTTCCCACCTTGCCCATGAAAAGAAGCCTTCCTTTTTCGACGGGAAGCTGACCTGATACAAAAATCAGATTGCCCGACACTGTAGCGGGAACGTAGCTTCCCAAGGCCGGAACTTCCTCTGCAAGCTCTATTCCAAGTTCTGCGAGTTTTTCCTCTATCATCACTCGCGCCCCATCTTTACGCCAAGATATATTGTCCTTCCCTTGCGTTCGATAAGAAAAAGCAGGGTTCCATTAGAACCGTGCTTCTCAAGCGCTCCATGGTAGTCATCGAGTCCGCCAACGGCATCTCCGTTTACCTCCACTATAACATCGCCCGGGAGAAACCCTGCTTCGGAGGCAAGGCTCCCGCGTGCAACTCTTGCGATAATGACTCCGCCCGAGGCCTTGATCTGGAACCGGTTTCTGAGTTGCTCGGTTATCTCGCTCACTTCAATGCCGAGTTCCTCTTCGGCTTTCAGCTTGTCGGGGGATTCCTCGATTTTTTCGTTCTCGGGATGTTCGATAAGCTTTATGGTAAAGATCTTCTCCTTCCCGTCTCGAAGCACCACGAATTTCGTATCAACCCCGGGCTTGGTAAGCGCCAGTTTCCTTGCAAGCGTAGCGGCGTCCGGAATTTTCTCGCTCCCCACGGAAACAATAACGTCTCCCCTTCTGATGCCCGCCTTGTCCGCCGGACTTCTTTCCTTGACCTCGGATACGAGCCCTCCCTTGTCGCGGTTGATCCCGAGGGCCTCGGAAATTTCTGGGGTTATGTCCTGAATCATTATCCCAAGCCAACCCCTGATGACCTTTCCATGAACCTTGAGATGCTCAACGACAGTCTTCGTCATGTTTATCGGTATGGCGAAACCGAGGCCTTGGCCGCGGGCCATGACCGCGGTGTTCACGCCTACCACCTTGCCCTCATAGTCAAAAAGCGGCCCACCGCTGTTTCCAGGGTTAATAGCCGCGTCGGTCTGAATGAAGTTGTCGTACCGCCCGATTCCAAGAGCCCTTCCCTTCGCACTGACTATCCCGGCGGTGACCGTGTGACCTAGGCCGAAAGGGTTTCCGATGGCGAACACCGAGTCTCCTATGGCAAGGGCAGAGGAATCGCCCATCTCCACAGCGGGAAGAGGCTCTTCCGGATCGATTTTCAGCAGGGCAAGATCCGTCACGGGATCGGTGCCGACTATCTTGGCAGTGTATTTTTTGCCGCCTTCGAGTATCACCTCGATCTCCTCGGCTCTTCTCACTACATGGTTGTTAGTAATTATGTAGCCGTCGGAACTCATTATGAAGCCGGAACCCAGTCCCTTGTTCCTGAACTCCCTCCCCGGCATCTGGTCGGAGAAAAACTTTTCGAAAAATTTCTTGAAGTACTCATCCTGATACGGCGAAGTTTTTATTGCGTTTGTCGTGCTTATATTAACGACCGAAGGGGTAAGACGCTTTACCGTAGCCGAGATGGACTCGGAGAAATCATGGGAAAGGGCTTCTGATAGAGGAAACGAGAGAATCGCCGTCAAGACGAAGAAAAAAAGCAGATGTTTGAATGATTTCATTAAAGTTACGCTCCGGAATCAAAAAATTTTTAAACCGGGAACACTGATCTCAAAGGGGATCTTTCAGCATGCTGTCCCAGTACCTGAAAAGCTGTCTACTCGAATATACCCTCACAATATAATCACGAATAGACGAGAGAACACCGCTTTCGGTGTATATGAATTTCCCCATGATCCTTGACTGGTTCTGAACTTTGTTCACCCTTCCCTTTCTTCTTGACTCATACTGCCAGAAGGCGTGAGCAAGGTTCACTGAATCGGTTCTGCAAAGTTCCTCGGCCAAAACGGCCGCCGATTCCATCGCCATTGATACGCCAGCGCCGGCGTTCGGCAGTATCGCGTGAACCGAATCTCCGACAAGCACCACTCTTCCTCGCGACCAGCTATTCATTCTGAGGTCGTTGTACTCGTCATAGTAAATATTGCGGGGATCATCAAGACTGCGCAGGATTTCCGGCACTACGCCTCCGAACTCGGCGAAACTCCGACGGATGCTATCTATTCTCGTATCAACGCTGTCCTGAACGCCGGATTCTCTCCTCACGCTAGTGAAAATGGCAAGACGTCCGCGTGTCGGCCACATCCCGAGAAACTTCCCCTTCCCCCAGTACTCTATGATCCCTTCGCTTTTGCAGAAGTCCAGGTTGACCCAAAAGCCCCACCCGGACATGCCGCTGTAGCGAAGCGGTATGTCGCCGAAGACCTCTTTTCGAACTCTTGACCTTATCCCGTCACATCCTATAACGAGGTCATAGGTTCCCGTGGTCCCGTTGCTGAATACCGTCTCGACTCCGTCCCCAGTGTCCTCAAGGGAAACAACAGTGGTGTCCATCCTGATCGAATCATCGCTTACCGCCCCTAGGAGTATGTCTATCAGATCAGGACGGTAAATGCTTATTATAGGGCCGTACTTCTCAACCACGGAATCAATCGTGTAGCTGTTTATAACCTTGCCCCTGTAGTTGGAAATGTTGTAATCGGTAAAAGCGCAGCCCCGCTCCCTGAGCAGTTCGTAAAGACCGAGTCCCTTGAGTATCCTGCTGCCTGAGGGCCAGACCACTATCACGTATCCCACATCCCCGAACCTTGGAGCCCTCTCCACAAGGGTAGGACGAAAGCCCCGCTGCTCGAGAAGCCCGCAGAGCGTAAGTCCCGCAACACCCGCACCGACGATAAGGACTTTCATGTCGGGACCGTAACGGACACTGCCGTTAGAGGAAATGGGTGCATTCTCAGCCCGGTTCATGTTTCTCTCCGCTTTATCCTTAAAACCAAAAAAAAGACTGACTTCGTATTATAGAAATTATAAAGGGAATTATATACTCATTTACCCAAGCAACAAGACAATTGGTATAATATATTGCAATGGCTAAAGAGATACGCACCGTAGAGTTTGTCGTTCTCCCTGCCACTAAGGCTAAGGCAAGTAAGATGTTCCAGATAGCTGGAGCCTGCCGGTATGTCTGGAACCATTTTCGGGAGAAGAATCTTGCCGACTATCAGGCTTTCAAAAACGGCAAGGGGGAACAACCGAAGACCAGTTATTTCAGCCTTGGGGTGGAATTCACTAGGCTCCGGCGTAAAACGGAGTGGATGCGGGAACTTCCCGCAAACCCCGTTAAGCACACGCTCAAGTATTTTGCTGACGCACTTAGAGAGGCCATGGAAGGCAAAAAAGGCTTTCCGAAGCCGAAGAGCAGAAAAAGAACCGTTCCCAGCTTCACTATACCAAGTTCTTGCGGGGTAAAAATACGGAAGATCAACAAGAAGTATTCTTTACTTCTTATCCCTATAGTCGGCTGGGTAACGCTTGCACGGGGAGGGTGCTGGTATTAGCACAGTCCCTGCGAACCGTGAAATTGATACGAGGCTATCCTGCGGGTAACCAAGCATATAATTCCCATTATAAACTATTTTGAAAAGACCGCTTAATGCGGTTTTTGATTACCTTTCCCATTGAGTTTCTCGGGAGCGAGGAAAGCAGCAGAAGCCGGGTCGGAAGCTTGTACCAGGCAAGTTTGTCGGAAGCCCAGCCGCGAAGCTCCTCAAGGTCAATCGAGGCACCCTCACTTAACACGAGAGCCGCCCCTATCCTCTCTCCCCAGCTCGGGTCGGCGACCCCTACCACCGCACACTCCCTGATAAGCGGATGCTCCATCAGCACTTCCTCGATCTCGAGGGCGGATATCTTGTATCCACCTGACTTTATTATGTCCACGGATTCCCGCCCGAGTATCCTGTAGGAACCTCCGCGCTCTAAAAATGCGATATCTCCGGTTTTGAACCATCCGTCACAAAAGGCACTTTCCGTCTCCCGCGGTTTTCTCCAGTATTCAAGAAACACGCCTTCTCCCCTTACCCTGATTTCCCCCTGCCCTTCAACACCCACCAGCCTGTCGTTCTCGTCGAAAATTCCCACCTCGACCCCAGGCATTGCAAAGCCCACGCATCCCGGCAGCCTTTCGCCTCTGTAAGGATTCGAAAGAGCCATTCCTATCTCGGTCATTCCATATCTCTCAAGAAGCACCTGCCCGCTTATCTCTTTCCATTTTTCAAGAACGGACACGGGAAGAGCCGCGGAGCCGGAAACCATGAGACGAAAGCCCGAAAGACAATTTCTCATGCGTCTTCTCTCCGCAACGGAAAAATCATCCCAGAGATCTATCAGTTTGGAGTAAATAGTGGGAACGGCCATAAAGAGGGTCAGGTCTTTCTTTTCAAACCTCTTCCATACTCGCTGCGCATTGAACCCGTCCATCATCACGCATCTGGCACCGGACCACAGGCAGCAGAGAACGACATTCAGTATCCCATGGAGATGGTGAAGAGGCAGGGCGTTGAGTATCGAATCTTCAGGGGTCCACTCCCACGCCTCCGTCATGCTGTTTATCTGGGCTTTTATGCCGAGATGAGTTGAGACTACTCCCTTGGGTTTAGAGGTAGTGCCGCTTGTGTATATGATCATTGCCCTTCTCTCTTCGGAAATCCCGGGAAGTTCTCCTCGGGCTGGCTGGAAAACTTCCGGAAGCTTCTGGAACCGCACGTCAATATCGGATAAAACCCCTTCGAGTTTTTGAGCGAGGTCCGGGTGAAAAACCACCGTCTCTGCGCAGGAGTCCTCTATGACGTAATTTATCTCTCTCGGAGAATGAACGGTGCCCAAGGGAACCGATACTCCTCCCGCCATCCATACGCCTAGCTTAAGCGCCACGTAATCGAACCCTGGGGGAACTAAAAACGCAACCCTTTTTTCCTCAAGATCTTTCTCGTCGCCAAGAAGGTTAAGCGCCGCAAAGCGCGAGACACGAAGCAAGTCGGCGTAAGTGAAATTTCCCGTCCGGTCCTCAACCGCGGTCCTTTGCCCGAATTCTCCTGCCCTTTTTATAAGTTCGATTCCCGACACGAAGTTATCTTTAACCTCCCGGCTTTTTGTTTTATAATAATAGAATCTTAAGCACCGGCCCGCAATCTATATGAGGAGGCCGGAAACAGCAGTCCATTTTCAACCAGTAAAACCATGGCAAACCAACGTGAAATAACCGAACTGGGAAACCCCGTACTCAGGCAAAGGGCGCCGAGAGTGGAAAACATAAGTGGCACGGAGACCCAGGAGTTGATTGATGATATGATCCTTACAGCCGCCGAGGCAAACGGCGTCGGAATCGCCGCTCCTCAGGTATCTGAATCTCTCCGCATCTTCATAATCGCCGGATCCCTGAACTCGCGGTATCCCGATGCCCCCGAGACAGAAGTCAGGGTGGTAATCAACCCCGAGATAGTCTCGGTATCAGACGAGGTGGAAAAAGGCTGGGAAGGCTGCTTGAGCATCCCCGGAATACGGGCACTTGTACCAAGATACAAGTCGATCCGCGCTGTCTACAGGGACAGAGACAACAATCTAGTTGAAGAAGATTTCTCGGATTTCACGGCCAGAGTGTTCCAGCATGAATACGACCACATAAACGGAGTGGTGTTTCTTGACAGGGTTGAGAGCCCTCTGGAGATAATTACCGAAAGAGAATACATGAAACTTGTGACCCAATCCGATTCCGAGGAGCAGGAATGACACTTCCCGCAGGGTGTAACAGTTAACTTAAGGAGAAACTCATGAGCGAATACCCAGAAGGTCTTGATCACGCCATAGACCACGGTTTCTATGATGCCGTTTTCCAGAGAAGGTCCCGCCGCTTCGGCCTTGGAATGGAGATCGAAAAGGGACCGCTACAGTACAAATCGAAGCACGACCCGGTTCCCTTGTCAGAACTTGAGGAAGCCATACTGGTGTGGACGGGCCTCGGCATAAAGAACATAAACCTCTCTGACTTTCCCCCTCACGTGGGTCTTGACCTTGAGATGCAGTTTACGAGCAAGACGATCCCCGCTCTAGGGGACGTGCACAGAACGGAGCTTTTCTACACGAATGACGAGGGGCTCTACATGATAAAGATGCATGATCGGCGTGCCGAGGATTTTGAGGGTCTAGAGAAAATGACCCGTCACCAGAGAGTGGACCGGATACTCGAGCTGTTCCGCGAATCCAAGATCAAGCTTTCTGACGGAAGAGCAGACCTGCCGTCAAAACCCCCGGGAATCGCCGCCCACAATCTCTGGAACGTGAACAAGCCCGGAACTACGGTGTTCATGCCGGTAACGGATCTTTCTGCGTGCATAATCAACCTTTACTTCTTCTACATGAGGCCTGACCACAGGTTTAACTTCGTCGACGAGCTTCACAGCCTGAGACCACCCGGAACCGCGCACTGGCTTGAGGAAGGCTTTCTTGACAAGTCAAAAAGAATGCCGCTTGTTGAAGCGGAACTTCGCTTCGCAAACGGCTACATCGCGGAACAAGCCTTTATGGGGCAGAACATGGTCCTGACACTCCAGACCTTGGGTCTCGGAGGATGGCTTTTCAGCGGATTCGCGAGCATGTTCATGCTCGGAGGAACACCTTTTCACAGGGGGCTGGGTTTCCGGTTCGCAACTCCGAAGATACAGGGCGACACGGGAAATCCCAACCCGGTCGCCGTGGGCCGGGACGACCTGTTTCAGGCGTTCTGCCCGCCGTACTACAAGGACATGGGAGAAGCAGTGGAAGCGTTTAACGACATGAAATGGACGAACTGGGAATCGCACAAGCTTCCCTACAAGGATCCGACTGGCGTGCTCGCGGAGGTTGAAAGACCCAGCAGAGACGAAATACAGGTTGTAAAGGATATCTGCAATTACGTCTACGATACATACGGAAGGTTCCCGGCTTTCTCCGACCCCATGTTCCTTCGGTTCATGGTGCAGGCCCATCATCTTGACCTGGATTTCTACGACAAGTACTACCCGCCCGGAGCCTATACGGAGGCGCATAAAAACCATTTCGCGCGCTGGCATCCCGATATTCCCGATCCGTTCGTCGGCGGATAAGAAATATTGCCCGCAGACCTTTAC belongs to Candidatus Dadabacteria bacterium and includes:
- a CDS encoding sulfide-dependent adenosine diphosphate thiazole synthase, which produces MSDSLKTPQFAPIGEKEVTRAIVEGFSDEFSEYITSDVIIVGAGPSGLVAAKDIAKRKYKVLLVERMNYLGGGFWIGGYLMNKVTVRAPGQTVLDEIEVPYEEVTEGLFVADGPYACSKLIATACEAGAKVRNMTLFDDLVYRENGRVAGIVINWTPIANMPKEITCLDPVAIESKLVIDATGHDAYCVSRLSQQGLYRKLPGHGSMWVEKSEEALVEYTGEVHPGLLACGMAVNTTFGLPRMGPTFGGMLLSGKKVAQVAINILDEMD
- a CDS encoding RidA family protein; its protein translation is MIEEKLAELGIELAEEVPALGSYVPATVSGNLIFVSGQLPVEKGRLLFMGKVGTDLTVEDGYEAARLAAINGLSVISHILEDLRQLSRVVKVTGYVASAPGFTEQHKVVNGASEFFSDILSENGRHARVAVGVPALPMDSPVEIEIIAEFSPGYDF
- a CDS encoding Do family serine endopeptidase, producing the protein MKSFKHLLFFFVLTAILSFPLSEALSHDFSESISATVKRLTPSVVNISTTNAIKTSPYQDEYFKKFFEKFFSDQMPGREFRNKGLGSGFIMSSDGYIITNNHVVRRAEEIEVILEGGKKYTAKIVGTDPVTDLALLKIDPEEPLPAVEMGDSSALAIGDSVFAIGNPFGLGHTVTAGIVSAKGRALGIGRYDNFIQTDAAINPGNSGGPLFDYEGKVVGVNTAVMARGQGLGFAIPINMTKTVVEHLKVHGKVIRGWLGIMIQDITPEISEALGINRDKGGLVSEVKERSPADKAGIRRGDVIVSVGSEKIPDAATLARKLALTKPGVDTKFVVLRDGKEKIFTIKLIEHPENEKIEESPDKLKAEEELGIEVSEITEQLRNRFQIKASGGVIIARVARGSLASEAGFLPGDVIVEVNGDAVGGLDDYHGALEKHGSNGTLLFLIERKGRTIYLGVKMGRE
- a CDS encoding NAD(P)/FAD-dependent oxidoreductase codes for the protein MNRAENAPISSNGSVRYGPDMKVLIVGAGVAGLTLCGLLEQRGFRPTLVERAPRFGDVGYVIVVWPSGSRILKGLGLYELLRERGCAFTDYNISNYRGKVINSYTIDSVVEKYGPIISIYRPDLIDILLGAVSDDSIRMDTTVVSLEDTGDGVETVFSNGTTGTYDLVIGCDGIRSRVRKEVFGDIPLRYSGMSGWGFWVNLDFCKSEGIIEYWGKGKFLGMWPTRGRLAIFTSVRRESGVQDSVDTRIDSIRRSFAEFGGVVPEILRSLDDPRNIYYDEYNDLRMNSWSRGRVVLVGDSVHAILPNAGAGVSMAMESAAVLAEELCRTDSVNLAHAFWQYESRRKGRVNKVQNQSRIMGKFIYTESGVLSSIRDYIVRVYSSRQLFRYWDSMLKDPL
- a CDS encoding acyl-CoA synthetase, which codes for MSGIELIKRAGEFGQRTAVEDRTGNFTYADLLRVSRFAALNLLGDEKDLEEKRVAFLVPPGFDYVALKLGVWMAGGVSVPLGTVHSPREINYVIEDSCAETVVFHPDLAQKLEGVLSDIDVRFQKLPEVFQPARGELPGISEERRAMIIYTSGTTSKPKGVVSTHLGIKAQINSMTEAWEWTPEDSILNALPLHHLHGILNVVLCCLWSGARCVMMDGFNAQRVWKRFEKKDLTLFMAVPTIYSKLIDLWDDFSVAERRRMRNCLSGFRLMVSGSAALPVSVLEKWKEISGQVLLERYGMTEIGMALSNPYRGERLPGCVGFAMPGVEVGIFDENDRLVGVEGQGEIRVRGEGVFLEYWRKPRETESAFCDGWFKTGDIAFLERGGSYRILGRESVDIIKSGGYKISALEIEEVLMEHPLIRECAVVGVADPSWGERIGAALVLSEGASIDLEELRGWASDKLAWYKLPTRLLLLSSLPRNSMGKVIKNRIKRSFQNSL
- the def gene encoding peptide deformylase; this encodes MANQREITELGNPVLRQRAPRVENISGTETQELIDDMILTAAEANGVGIAAPQVSESLRIFIIAGSLNSRYPDAPETEVRVVINPEIVSVSDEVEKGWEGCLSIPGIRALVPRYKSIRAVYRDRDNNLVEEDFSDFTARVFQHEYDHINGVVFLDRVESPLEIITEREYMKLVTQSDSEEQE